AATCACAAGGGTAACTATTTACGGGCTGACTGGCGGCCTGACAACCTTGTCTACAATATTTACAACACTTGCCAAAAGGAACATTAACGTTGATATCATTATCCAAACGCAAGCCGGAGACAATCAGACCGGAATTTCCTTCTCTGTCAAAACAGAAGACGCAAACCAAGCCGTTGCAGTGCTTGAAGAGTATAAGGGCGCGCTTGAATTCGCGAAAATCGAGACAGAAAGCAAATTGGCCAAAGTATCCATCGTCGGATCCGGCATGGTCTCAAACCCTGGTGTAGCGGCAGAAATGTTTGCTGTACTGGCGGAAAAAAACATATTAATCAAAATGGTCAGCACATCTGAAATCAAAGTGTCAACAGTCGTAAGCGAAAATGACATGGTGAAAGCCGTCGAAGCGCTGCACGATGCATTTGAGCTTTCAAAACACCCTTCAGCTGTGTAACGATAATCAAAAAGGCGGGACTATTGAAGTCACCGCCTTTTTGATTACACTGGATCTTTCAAATCCCATTTCACAGTCAGAACCACTTTATCGGCTCTCTTTTTCACTTGTTCATATGATTCGGCAATCTGCTCATTCAGCAATTGAATTTGTTCAGCAATAAAACCAGCTTCCAATTGAAAACATGGTTCTTTCTGGTGTTTAAGCCGGTTGGAAATGATCGGCCCTTCAAGTTCAAATTCAAGCTCCTGTTTTTTTGCGCTTACGTTTGTAAGGGTTCCCCAGCCCGCTTCTTCAAAGAAAGCCGGAAATTGCTCCCATGATTCAAGAGGAAACTTACGGGCGAGATGTTTCCCTGCCCAATACATCATGGAAGAGTAATCTTGGCCAAGCATATCTGGGAGAACGATCTCTCGTATTAGTTCGTAGGCGTAGGCGTTCATTTCGATTTCTTTTAAATGATCAATAGATGCTTCAAATTTAGACTTCATATCTGTCTCCCCTCTCTCCTTCGTATATTATAGCCCAAAGAGGGGGAGGTATTACAGAATGATCCTGTAATTCTTATGAAATTTTAAGGGAGAAATATATACTGATAAAATAAA
The Bacillus vallismortis genome window above contains:
- a CDS encoding YslB family protein; the encoded protein is MKSKFEASIDHLKEIEMNAYAYELIREIVLPDMLGQDYSSMMYWAGKHLARKFPLESWEQFPAFFEEAGWGTLTNVSAKKQELEFELEGPIISNRLKHQKEPCFQLEAGFIAEQIQLLNEQIAESYEQVKKRADKVVLTVKWDLKDPV